The Dyella caseinilytica genome has a window encoding:
- a CDS encoding efflux RND transporter permease subunit yields the protein MNISRLFVLRPVATSLLMIALVLVGLVAMRFLPVSSLPDVDYPTIQVQTFYPGASPSVMATTVTAPLEVQLGEIPGLQQMTSSSSAGASIITLQFDLSLNLDVAEQNVQEAINAANSLLPSGLPAPPTYAKVNPADQPILTLAVTSDSMSLTQLQDIANNRLGTKISEVPGVGLVTPAGGNVPAVRVEADPQKLAAYGLNIDDLRSLISNVNVSQPKGNFDGPKLDYTINGNDQIQDPKDYLDTVISYQNGAPVYLKDVARVTQAAQDTEQGAWYNKTPAIVLNVQRQPGANVIATVDQITKELPQLESTLPAGMKVQVVSDSTGVIRSSVSDAAFELVLAVVLVVLVIFVFLRNLPATIIPSISVPVSLIGTLAMMYELNYSIDNLSLMALIIATGFVVDDSIVMIENIVRYLEEGETPLNAALIGAGQIGFTILSLTVSLIAVLIPLLFMGGVIGRLFSEFAVTLAVTIVLSGVVSLTLVPMLCARILRAESDRHPSRFEKISEGLFNKTLAAYERGLRVVMNHQRMTLVVFVITVAITAALYIIIPKGLFPVQDVGVIQGISVADNSVSYTTMVERQTALAEAILKDKDVVNLTSYVGIDGTNTTLNNGRYLINLKSRDDRSETAEQIARRIQTEVANVPGIKLYLQPEQDLTLDTTISPNQYQFVLRGPSQQAFQQYVPALIDKMKQIKSIRDVTSDLNNDGLSVNVEVNRQLAARFGITAATIDNALYDALGQRIVSTIFDQSSQYRVILVAKPEKMPTLQSLGELYLPSQTSSTGQVPLSAIAKIEVTKSPLVISHLAQFPSVTISFNLAQDASLSKAVDEVNQAEKAVNLPSSITSSFQGAAQAFQDSLSSEVYLLIAALVAVYIVLGVLYESFIHPVTILSTLPSAGIGALLALMVAGSDLDVIGIIGIVLLIGIVKKNAIMIVDFALEAEREHGKPPAEAIFEASLLRFRPILMTTLAAMLGALPMLLGSGTGSELRRPLGLAIIGGLTLSQMLTLFTTPVIYLFFDRLAQRFQRKPSLAAGDSTP from the coding sequence ATGAATATTTCCCGCCTGTTCGTACTCAGGCCGGTAGCCACCTCGCTGCTGATGATCGCCCTCGTACTGGTGGGCTTGGTCGCGATGCGTTTCCTGCCGGTTTCATCCCTGCCTGACGTCGATTACCCGACGATCCAGGTGCAGACCTTCTATCCGGGTGCCAGCCCCTCGGTGATGGCCACCACCGTTACGGCACCGCTGGAAGTACAGCTGGGTGAAATCCCCGGCCTGCAGCAGATGACGTCCAGCAGCTCGGCTGGCGCATCCATCATCACGCTGCAATTCGACCTGTCGCTCAATCTCGACGTGGCCGAACAGAATGTGCAGGAGGCGATCAACGCCGCCAACAGCCTGCTGCCAAGCGGCCTGCCGGCGCCGCCGACCTATGCCAAGGTGAATCCGGCCGATCAGCCGATTCTCACCTTGGCGGTCACCTCCGATTCGATGTCGCTGACCCAGCTGCAGGACATCGCCAATAACCGCCTCGGCACCAAGATCTCCGAAGTGCCCGGCGTGGGCCTGGTGACACCAGCCGGCGGCAATGTGCCGGCCGTGCGTGTGGAAGCCGATCCGCAGAAGCTGGCGGCCTACGGTCTCAATATCGACGACCTGCGCTCGCTGATCTCCAACGTCAACGTCAGCCAGCCCAAGGGCAACTTCGACGGTCCCAAGCTCGACTACACGATCAACGGCAACGATCAGATCCAGGATCCGAAGGATTATCTGGATACGGTGATCTCCTACCAGAACGGCGCGCCGGTCTATTTGAAGGACGTCGCGCGTGTCACGCAAGCCGCGCAGGACACCGAACAAGGTGCCTGGTACAACAAGACGCCAGCCATCGTGCTCAACGTGCAGCGCCAGCCCGGCGCAAACGTGATCGCCACGGTCGACCAGATCACCAAGGAATTGCCACAACTCGAATCCACCCTGCCCGCCGGCATGAAAGTACAGGTGGTTTCCGACAGCACCGGGGTGATCCGCTCGTCGGTTTCCGATGCCGCGTTTGAGCTGGTGCTCGCCGTGGTGCTGGTGGTGCTGGTGATCTTCGTGTTCCTGCGCAATCTGCCCGCTACCATCATCCCCAGCATCTCCGTGCCGGTCTCGCTGATCGGCACGCTGGCGATGATGTACGAGCTCAATTACTCGATCGACAACCTTTCGTTGATGGCGCTGATCATCGCCACCGGCTTCGTGGTCGACGACTCGATCGTGATGATCGAGAACATCGTGCGCTATCTGGAAGAAGGCGAGACGCCGCTGAACGCTGCGCTGATTGGCGCGGGTCAGATCGGCTTCACGATTCTGTCGCTGACCGTTTCGCTGATCGCCGTGCTGATCCCGCTGCTGTTCATGGGCGGCGTAATTGGACGCCTGTTCAGTGAATTTGCGGTCACACTCGCAGTGACCATCGTACTGTCCGGCGTGGTGTCACTGACCTTGGTACCGATGCTGTGCGCGCGTATTCTTCGTGCTGAATCGGATCGACATCCCAGCCGTTTCGAGAAGATCAGCGAGGGTTTGTTCAACAAGACCCTGGCGGCCTATGAACGCGGCCTGCGCGTCGTGATGAATCACCAGCGAATGACCCTGGTGGTATTCGTCATCACGGTAGCCATTACCGCCGCGCTGTACATCATCATCCCCAAGGGCTTGTTTCCCGTGCAGGACGTGGGCGTGATCCAGGGCATCAGTGTCGCCGACAACTCCGTGTCCTACACGACCATGGTTGAACGCCAGACCGCGCTGGCCGAAGCCATCCTCAAGGATAAGGATGTCGTCAACCTGACCTCCTATGTAGGCATCGACGGCACCAACACCACGCTCAACAACGGTCGCTACCTGATCAATCTGAAGTCACGTGACGATCGCTCCGAGACCGCCGAACAAATTGCCCGTCGCATCCAGACCGAAGTGGCGAATGTTCCGGGCATCAAGTTGTACCTGCAGCCGGAGCAGGACCTCACGCTGGATACCACCATCTCGCCCAACCAGTACCAGTTCGTGCTGCGTGGACCGAGCCAGCAGGCATTCCAGCAATACGTACCGGCCTTGATCGACAAGATGAAGCAGATCAAGTCGATCCGGGACGTCACCAGCGATCTGAACAACGACGGCCTGAGCGTCAATGTCGAAGTCAATCGCCAGTTGGCGGCGCGCTTCGGCATTACGGCGGCGACCATCGACAACGCGCTGTACGACGCGCTGGGCCAGCGCATCGTGTCCACCATCTTCGATCAATCCAGCCAGTATCGCGTGATCCTGGTGGCCAAGCCGGAAAAAATGCCGACGCTGCAATCGCTGGGCGAGCTATATCTGCCCAGCCAGACCAGTAGCACCGGCCAGGTGCCACTGAGTGCGATCGCCAAGATCGAAGTCACCAAATCACCGCTGGTGATCAGTCATCTGGCTCAGTTCCCGTCAGTGACCATTTCCTTCAACCTCGCCCAGGATGCGTCGCTGAGCAAAGCCGTAGATGAGGTCAATCAGGCCGAGAAGGCTGTGAATCTGCCATCGTCGATCACCTCGTCGTTCCAGGGTGCGGCGCAGGCGTTCCAGGATTCGCTGTCTAGCGAGGTCTATCTACTGATCGCTGCGCTGGTTGCCGTGTATATCGTGCTGGGCGTGCTGTACGAGAGCTTCATCCATCCAGTGACCATTCTCTCGACGCTGCCTTCCGCAGGTATCGGCGCGCTACTGGCGCTGATGGTGGCTGGTTCCGATCTGGACGTGATTGGCATCATCGGCATTGTGCTGCTGATCGGTATCGTGAAGAAAAACGCGATCATGATCGTGGACTTCGCGCTCGAGGCCGAACGCGAGCATGGCAAGCCGCCGGCTGAAGCCATCTTCGAAGCGTCGCTACTGCGTTTCCGCCCCATTCTGATGACCACCTTGGCGGCAATGCTCGGCGCACTGCCGATGTTGCTGGGCTCCGGCACCGGTTCTGAGCTGCGCCGGCCGCTGGGTCTGGCCATCATCGGCGGCCTGACGCTGAGCCAGATGCTGACACTGTTCACCACACCGGTGATCTATCTGTTCTTCGATCGGTTGGCGCAGCGCTTCCAGCGCAAGCCGTCGCTGGCGGCGGGAGATAGCACGCCATGA
- a CDS encoding efflux RND transporter permease subunit, which yields MNISALFIKRPVATTLLAIAILLSGLLAYFHLPVAPLPNVTYPVIVVQANMAGASPDIMASTVAEPLEKRLGAIANVTELTSQSFVGSTQIVIQFGLNRDINGAARDVQAAIQAARADLPTTLRNNPSYREYNPADSPIMVLALTSKTLTRAQLYDSADSVIQQQLSQVDGVGQITLGGSALPSVRVELQPDKLNSYGIGLEDVRAAISAANADSAKGHIDQDGQRYEVTSNDQINKAAPYRDLIVAYRDNSPVLLRDVADVQDSAENIRNMGLYNGQPAVLVIVYPLPGGNIVKTVGQIRNVLPSIEATLPRNVHIGIAVDRSQSVNAAVGDTERSLFIAVLLVIGVVYVFLQSPRAILIPAVALPLAIVGTFGPMYLMGYSLDNLSLMALTIGTGFVVDDAVVVLENIVRHVEEGMDVREAALKGSGEVGFTVISMSISLIAVFLPILLMPGIIGLLFHEFAVTLSIAILLSLLISLTVTPTMAAYLLRSGAAMHSKARWAVWYEKQFERFKQAYSRSLSAVLNNALMIGLMLIGLIVLNVFMIKLLPSTFFPEQDNGILIGQIIADQSISFQAMEQKLAQLQSIVQKDPAVASVAGFTGGRALNTANVFVELKPLAERKLSAAQVVDRLRPKLNAVSGAKLFMQAAQDLHIGGRSSAAEYQYTLTSDDPTALYTWVPKLVAELGKYRSQMQDVNSDLQQNGLQTYVNFDRATMARYGFAPNQIDAVLYDAFGQRTVSTVYNQLNQYYVVMEVAPKYWQYPQMLDRVFFSTAAGNPTGTQQTQMPGGTVSGVTAHSAVTASSSGASSTNSLNANAQANQLTNAISNSKGGTSSGSADSTAAETMVPFPAMLSYTSNHTATQVNHQDGLVASTISFNLPPGGSLSNAITAINQAMQALGMPASIHGATAGAAQVYSQSMSTMPLLILAALAAVYIVLGILYENTVHPITILSTLPSAGIGATLALLIFGTPFSVIAMIGIILLIGIVKKNAIMMIDVAIHLQRDEGYEPMKAIHDAAVMRLRPIMMTTAAAVLGAVPLAVGIGQGASLRQPLGITVMGGLLLSQVFTLYTTPVIYLFLDRLRARLARWSATLPWNRSDASAST from the coding sequence ATGAACATCTCGGCGCTCTTCATCAAGCGGCCGGTGGCGACCACCCTGTTGGCGATCGCCATCCTGCTGTCGGGCTTGCTGGCATATTTCCATTTGCCGGTGGCGCCGCTGCCCAACGTCACCTATCCGGTCATCGTGGTGCAGGCCAATATGGCCGGCGCCAGCCCGGACATCATGGCGTCGACAGTGGCCGAGCCGCTGGAAAAGCGCCTCGGCGCGATTGCCAATGTGACCGAGCTGACTTCGCAAAGCTTCGTCGGCTCCACCCAGATCGTGATTCAGTTCGGCCTCAATCGCGATATCAACGGCGCCGCCCGCGACGTGCAGGCTGCCATCCAGGCCGCACGCGCCGACTTGCCGACCACGCTGCGCAATAACCCGAGCTATCGCGAGTACAACCCGGCGGATTCGCCGATCATGGTTCTCGCGCTGACATCAAAAACACTGACCCGCGCGCAGCTTTACGATTCGGCCGATTCGGTGATCCAGCAGCAGCTCTCGCAGGTCGATGGCGTGGGCCAGATCACTCTGGGCGGCAGCGCCCTGCCCTCCGTGCGCGTGGAATTGCAGCCTGACAAACTCAACAGCTACGGCATTGGTCTGGAAGACGTGCGCGCAGCCATCAGCGCCGCCAATGCTGACAGCGCCAAGGGTCATATCGATCAGGATGGTCAGCGCTACGAAGTCACCTCCAACGACCAAATCAACAAAGCCGCGCCTTACCGCGACCTCATCGTTGCCTATCGCGACAATTCGCCGGTACTGCTGCGTGACGTGGCGGATGTGCAGGACTCCGCGGAAAACATCCGCAACATGGGTCTGTACAACGGCCAGCCCGCCGTACTGGTGATCGTGTATCCGTTGCCTGGCGGCAACATCGTCAAGACCGTTGGGCAGATCCGCAACGTGCTTCCCTCGATTGAAGCCACGCTGCCGCGCAATGTGCATATCGGCATCGCCGTCGATCGCTCACAGTCCGTGAACGCGGCGGTAGGCGATACCGAACGCTCGCTGTTTATCGCGGTGCTGTTGGTGATCGGCGTGGTGTACGTGTTTCTGCAATCACCACGCGCCATCCTGATTCCCGCCGTGGCATTGCCGCTGGCCATCGTCGGCACCTTCGGGCCGATGTACCTGATGGGCTATAGCCTGGACAACCTCTCGCTGATGGCGCTCACCATCGGCACCGGCTTCGTGGTCGACGACGCGGTCGTGGTGCTGGAAAACATCGTGCGTCATGTCGAAGAAGGCATGGACGTGCGCGAGGCGGCACTTAAAGGCAGCGGCGAAGTCGGCTTCACCGTAATCTCGATGAGCATCTCGCTGATCGCGGTGTTCCTGCCGATTCTGTTGATGCCCGGCATCATCGGCCTACTGTTCCACGAATTCGCCGTCACCTTGTCGATTGCGATTCTGTTGTCGCTGCTGATCTCGCTCACAGTCACACCAACCATGGCCGCCTACCTGCTGCGCTCCGGTGCAGCCATGCACTCCAAGGCGCGTTGGGCGGTGTGGTACGAGAAACAGTTCGAGCGCTTCAAGCAAGCCTATTCGCGCTCGCTCAGCGCCGTGCTCAACAACGCGCTGATGATCGGCCTGATGCTGATCGGTCTGATTGTGCTCAATGTGTTCATGATCAAGCTGCTGCCTTCCACGTTCTTCCCGGAACAGGACAACGGCATTCTGATAGGACAGATCATTGCCGACCAGAGCATTTCCTTCCAGGCGATGGAGCAGAAGCTTGCGCAGCTGCAATCCATCGTGCAGAAGGACCCTGCTGTCGCCTCAGTGGCGGGCTTCACCGGCGGACGCGCATTGAATACGGCTAACGTGTTCGTGGAACTCAAGCCCCTTGCCGAGCGCAAGCTCTCGGCGGCGCAAGTGGTAGATCGGCTGCGCCCCAAGCTCAACGCCGTTTCCGGCGCCAAGCTGTTCATGCAGGCCGCGCAGGATCTGCATATTGGCGGACGATCGTCGGCGGCGGAATACCAGTACACACTGACCAGCGATGATCCCACGGCGCTCTACACCTGGGTGCCAAAACTGGTGGCGGAGCTGGGCAAATACCGCAGCCAAATGCAGGATGTAAATTCCGACCTGCAACAGAACGGCTTGCAGACCTATGTGAATTTCGACCGCGCCACCATGGCCCGCTACGGCTTTGCGCCGAACCAGATCGATGCCGTGCTTTACGACGCCTTCGGCCAGCGCACCGTTTCGACTGTCTACAACCAGCTCAACCAGTATTACGTGGTGATGGAAGTCGCGCCGAAATACTGGCAATACCCGCAGATGCTGGACCGTGTTTTCTTCAGCACCGCGGCGGGCAATCCCACGGGCACGCAGCAGACGCAGATGCCGGGTGGCACGGTTTCCGGTGTGACGGCGCATTCGGCGGTGACGGCGTCCAGTTCCGGTGCGTCGAGCACCAATTCGCTCAATGCAAACGCCCAGGCCAACCAGCTCACCAACGCGATTTCCAACTCCAAGGGCGGAACCTCCAGCGGCAGCGCGGACAGCACGGCTGCCGAAACGATGGTGCCGTTCCCGGCCATGCTCAGCTATACGAGCAATCACACGGCAACTCAGGTGAATCACCAGGATGGCCTGGTTGCCAGCACCATCTCGTTCAACCTGCCGCCGGGTGGCTCGCTGAGCAACGCGATCACCGCGATCAACCAGGCGATGCAGGCGCTTGGTATGCCGGCATCCATCCATGGTGCTACAGCGGGCGCGGCGCAGGTCTATTCGCAATCGATGTCGACCATGCCGCTGCTGATCCTGGCGGCACTGGCGGCGGTGTATATCGTGCTCGGCATTCTGTATGAGAACACCGTGCATCCGATCACCATTCTGTCCACTCTGCCCTCAGCGGGCATCGGCGCAACGCTGGCGCTGCTGATCTTCGGCACGCCGTTCTCGGTGATCGCGATGATCGGCATCATTCTGCTCATAGGCATCGTGAAGAAGAACGCGATCATGATGATCGACGTTGCCATCCATCTGCAGCGCGACGAAGGTTACGAACCCATGAAAGCCATCCATGACGCCGCTGTGATGCGTCTGCGGCCAATCATGATGACCACTGCCGCCGCCGTGCTGGGTGCGGTGCCGCTGGCTGTTGGCATCGGCCAAGGCGCATCGCTGCGCCAGCCACTAGGTATCACCGTGATGGGTGGCTTGCTTCTCAGCCAGGTCTTTACCCTGTACACGACACCGGTGATCTATCTTTTCCTCGACCGCCTGCGCGCAAGACTCGCCAGGTGGTCCGCCACCTTGCCGTGGAACCGATCGGACGCGAGTGCATCAACATGA
- a CDS encoding efflux transporter outer membrane subunit codes for MKISHTALAISLTLLLGGCMVGPDYHRPQAPVPTQYKELSGWMQAAPSDEAPKGDWWTTFNDPLLDQLEPQVSVSNQTVRQAYANYQEALADVKVARASLFPTIGLSGSGTKQRTTSSSASLNPDFHPVSTSGSAEGNISWAPDLWGKVRRTIEENKATAQADQATLANATLSEQTALATAVIELRVTDANTDLLQKTVDAYTEYLRVVENQGTAGTTPPSDVITARTQLENAKASLIALGVARAQYEHAIAVLVGKNPEELDIPHSTTLPTLPDVPVGVPSTLLQRRPDITVAERQMAAQNAAVGVAISAYYPSISLSAADGFSQSPLAGLLHLANHIWSVGADVDETVFDFGARHGEVAAAKAAYEAAVANYRGTVLTAFQNVEDDFSGLRILAQQADVLDAAVKDSTQGAQIALNEYQAGTVDYTTAATAQATQLSTEESALSVKQQRLLDTVSLIGDLGGGWSADQLGDSKQADKQANAEH; via the coding sequence ATGAAGATTTCCCATACCGCGTTGGCTATATCGCTGACACTGCTGCTCGGCGGCTGCATGGTCGGGCCTGACTATCATCGTCCGCAGGCGCCAGTGCCCACCCAGTACAAAGAGCTTTCTGGCTGGATGCAGGCCGCACCTTCCGACGAAGCGCCAAAGGGCGACTGGTGGACGACCTTCAACGATCCACTGCTCGACCAGCTGGAGCCGCAAGTATCGGTTTCCAACCAGACCGTGCGCCAAGCCTATGCCAACTACCAGGAAGCGCTGGCCGACGTGAAAGTGGCGCGCGCGTCGTTGTTCCCCACCATTGGCTTGAGTGGTTCGGGTACCAAACAGCGAACTACCAGCAGCAGCGCCAGCCTCAACCCGGATTTCCATCCGGTCAGCACGTCCGGCTCGGCCGAAGGCAATATCAGCTGGGCGCCTGATCTGTGGGGCAAGGTCCGCCGCACTATCGAGGAAAACAAAGCGACGGCGCAGGCCGACCAGGCCACGTTGGCCAACGCCACGTTGTCCGAGCAGACGGCCCTGGCTACGGCCGTGATCGAGCTGCGCGTGACCGATGCCAACACCGACTTGCTCCAGAAAACAGTGGACGCCTACACCGAATACCTGCGTGTCGTGGAGAACCAGGGCACGGCCGGTACCACGCCGCCTTCCGATGTCATTACCGCACGCACGCAACTGGAAAATGCCAAAGCGAGTCTGATCGCGCTGGGCGTTGCACGAGCCCAGTATGAGCACGCGATTGCGGTGCTGGTTGGCAAGAATCCGGAAGAACTCGATATTCCGCACAGCACAACGCTACCTACACTGCCCGACGTCCCGGTTGGCGTACCTTCGACCTTGCTGCAGCGTCGTCCAGACATCACGGTCGCAGAACGCCAGATGGCGGCACAGAACGCGGCGGTCGGCGTGGCGATTTCCGCGTATTACCCCAGCATTTCGCTGTCGGCAGCCGATGGTTTCTCGCAATCGCCGCTGGCAGGATTGCTGCATCTAGCCAATCACATATGGTCCGTTGGTGCAGATGTCGACGAAACCGTGTTCGATTTCGGCGCACGTCACGGTGAAGTGGCCGCTGCCAAAGCAGCCTACGAGGCTGCCGTCGCCAACTATCGCGGCACCGTGCTGACCGCCTTCCAAAACGTAGAAGATGATTTCTCCGGCCTGCGCATCCTTGCCCAGCAAGCCGACGTCCTGGATGCAGCCGTAAAGGATTCCACGCAAGGCGCGCAGATCGCTTTGAATGAATACCAGGCCGGTACCGTGGATTACACCACCGCCGCCACGGCGCAAGCTACGCAGCTGAGCACGGAAGAAAGCGCGTTGAGCGTGAAACAACAACGCCTGCTCGACACCGTGTCGCTGATCGGCGATCTGGGCGGTGGCTGGTCCGCCGATCAGCTGGGAGATTCGAAGCAGGCAGACAAGCAAGCCAATGCCGAGCACTGA
- a CDS encoding aldo/keto reductase, which yields MFELSPIVAGLWRIVDWKLDVQERVHWIEQALELGITSFDHADIYGDYRAESLFGEALKTASALRQRMQLITKCGIRLRSAQRPYRINYYDTSASYVRAEVEQSLRNLHTEQLDLVLIHRPDYLMDAAALADTFATLTREGKVAHWGVSNHTTSQFALLHQHCPLQTNQVELSPLQMDALDDGTLDQAQQLGLRPMIWSPLAGGRLFSGDDEQAHRVRAEMSTIAARYGISLTTLAFAWVLRHPSRPYPITGTGRLEGLRDAVAARDVQLDAEDWYALWTASKGHGVP from the coding sequence ATGTTTGAACTCTCGCCAATCGTCGCCGGCCTTTGGCGTATCGTGGATTGGAAGCTCGACGTACAGGAACGTGTCCACTGGATCGAACAGGCGCTGGAGTTAGGCATCACCTCGTTCGATCATGCTGACATTTACGGTGATTACCGCGCCGAAAGCCTGTTTGGCGAGGCACTGAAAACCGCGTCTGCTTTGCGCCAGCGCATGCAGCTGATCACCAAGTGCGGGATTCGCCTGCGTTCGGCACAGCGCCCCTACCGCATCAACTACTACGACACCAGCGCCAGCTACGTGCGCGCCGAGGTCGAACAGTCGCTGCGTAACTTGCATACCGAACAACTCGATCTGGTGCTGATCCATCGCCCCGATTACCTGATGGATGCCGCAGCACTGGCTGACACTTTCGCCACGCTCACGCGCGAAGGCAAGGTCGCTCACTGGGGTGTTTCCAATCACACCACCAGCCAGTTTGCGCTGCTGCATCAACATTGCCCGCTGCAAACCAACCAGGTGGAGCTTTCTCCCCTGCAGATGGACGCACTGGACGACGGCACGCTCGATCAGGCGCAGCAACTTGGATTGCGCCCGATGATCTGGTCACCGCTCGCCGGTGGCCGCCTGTTCTCCGGCGATGACGAACAGGCCCATCGTGTCCGCGCCGAGATGTCCACCATCGCCGCACGCTATGGAATCAGCCTCACCACGCTCGCCTTTGCTTGGGTGCTGCGCCACCCTTCTCGCCCCTATCCCATCACCGGCACCGGCCGTCTCGAAGGCTTACGCGATGCCGTTGCCGCGCGCGACGTGCAACTCGACGCGGAAGATTGGTATGCCCTCTGGACAGCAAGCAAAGGGCACGGCGTACCCTGA
- a CDS encoding 5'-nucleotidase — protein sequence MTNPTKTAHDPGAANDNRLVVAISSRALFDLGDSHTLFERDGLDAYRAFQIEHENEILKPGVAFPLVQKLLGLNKLAGDVPPVEVILLSRNSGDTGLRIFNAIQHYGLEISRAAFTSGAPTSDYIAPFKADLFLSANAEDVGRALKAGVAAATILPSVTPPRASEQLRIAFDGDAVIFGDEGERVSREEGLEAFHRSETELADEPLSVGPFRGFLTAVHRLQAAFPAENSPIRTALVTARSAPAHKRVILTLRRWGVRIDEALFLGGRDKGPFLDAFGADIFFDDSPANVESARKHVATGHVPHGVSNG from the coding sequence ATGACCAACCCCACCAAAACCGCTCACGATCCCGGCGCCGCCAACGATAATCGCCTGGTTGTCGCCATTTCGTCGCGGGCGCTGTTCGACCTTGGTGACAGTCATACGTTGTTCGAGCGGGATGGTCTGGACGCGTACAGGGCTTTCCAGATCGAACACGAAAACGAAATCCTGAAGCCCGGGGTGGCCTTTCCGCTGGTGCAGAAGCTGTTGGGCCTCAACAAGCTCGCGGGTGACGTGCCGCCGGTCGAGGTGATCCTGTTGTCGCGCAATTCCGGCGATACCGGATTGCGCATTTTCAATGCCATCCAGCATTACGGTCTTGAGATCAGCCGTGCCGCATTTACCAGCGGCGCGCCGACTTCTGATTACATCGCACCGTTCAAGGCCGATCTGTTTCTTTCCGCCAATGCCGAAGATGTTGGTCGCGCACTGAAAGCCGGCGTCGCCGCAGCCACGATCCTGCCTTCCGTTACGCCGCCGCGAGCCAGCGAGCAATTGCGCATCGCCTTCGATGGCGACGCGGTGATCTTTGGTGACGAAGGTGAGCGCGTTTCGCGCGAAGAGGGCCTGGAAGCTTTTCACCGCAGTGAAACCGAACTTGCAGATGAGCCGCTGTCCGTTGGACCATTTCGTGGTTTCCTCACGGCCGTGCATCGCCTACAGGCTGCATTTCCCGCAGAAAACTCGCCGATTCGCACCGCGTTGGTCACCGCGCGATCCGCCCCCGCACATAAACGCGTGATTCTCACTTTGCGCCGCTGGGGCGTGCGTATCGATGAGGCCTTGTTCCTTGGTGGCCGCGACAAAGGCCCATTCCTGGACGCTTTTGGCGCCGATATCTTTTTCGACGACTCACCGGCTAACGTAGAGTCTGCGCGCAAGCATGTAGCAACGGGGCATGTGCCGCATGGCGTCAGCAACGGCTGA
- a CDS encoding NAD kinase — protein sequence MRFAFVASETNVAQQARRKLVERYGDVPATNAEVIVALGGDGFMLRTLHAHRAIAVPVYGMKLGRVGFLMNKHRIDELPERIERAHTAELFPLEMQATDADGQTRTALAFNEVSLLRQTNQAAHLEVKLNDDVKLATLVCDGILVSTPAGSTAYNLSAHGPILPLDANVLALTPISPFRPRRWRGAILPHRTLVSLRVLDPVKRPISATADFLEVRNVRAVEIHQSREQGVRLLFDPEHNLEQRILDEQFAAD from the coding sequence ATGCGCTTCGCCTTCGTCGCCAGTGAAACCAACGTTGCCCAGCAGGCACGTCGCAAACTCGTGGAACGTTACGGCGATGTGCCCGCCACCAATGCGGAAGTCATCGTCGCACTGGGCGGTGACGGCTTCATGCTACGCACCCTTCACGCACACCGTGCTATCGCCGTGCCCGTTTACGGCATGAAGCTGGGCCGTGTCGGCTTCCTGATGAACAAACACAGGATCGATGAGCTGCCCGAGCGCATCGAGCGTGCACACACCGCCGAATTGTTCCCGTTGGAAATGCAGGCGACCGATGCGGATGGTCAGACGCGCACCGCACTCGCCTTCAATGAAGTGTCACTGCTGCGTCAGACCAACCAGGCCGCGCACCTGGAAGTGAAGCTCAACGATGATGTGAAGTTGGCCACGCTGGTCTGCGACGGCATCCTGGTTTCCACGCCAGCCGGTTCTACCGCCTACAACCTTTCTGCGCACGGTCCGATTCTGCCGCTCGATGCCAACGTGCTGGCCTTGACGCCAATCAGTCCCTTCCGTCCGCGTCGTTGGCGTGGCGCGATCCTGCCGCATCGCACGCTGGTCAGCCTGCGTGTGCTCGATCCAGTCAAGCGTCCGATCAGCGCGACCGCCGATTTCCTGGAAGTGCGCAACGTTCGCGCCGTGGAAATCCATCAGTCGCGGGAGCAGGGTGTGCGATTGCTGTTCGATCCGGAGCACAATCTGGAACAGCGCATTCTGGATGAGCAGTTTGCCGCGGATTGA